The genomic window ATGACTAAAACTGCTCAATCGGTATGGGAAAACTGTTTGTCCTTCATAAAGGATAATATTCAAGATCAAGCATACAAAACTTGGTTTGAACCAATCAAATCAGTTGAGCTAACCGATAACGCATTATACATTCAAGTTCCAAGTAAATTTTTCTACGAGTGGCTCGAAGAGCACTATGTAAAATTATTGAAAGTTGCGCTTACCAAAGAACTGGGAAAAAACGCAAAGTTACTCTATAAAATTAAAATGGAGAACACTTATGGCAACAAACAGCCGTTTACCGAACAGCTGCCAAGTTCCAACAGAGTTCCTATGAAACCTCAAGAGGTTGACGCTCCGTTTAAAAACTTAAATCCCGAACTAAAGAATCCGTTTGTAATTCCTGGAATTAGAAATTTAAAAATTGAGTCTCAATTAAATCCGAACTACAGTTTTGATAATTTCTTAGAAGGAGATTCGAACCGTTTGGCTCGTTCTGCTGGTATGGCTGTTGCCAACAAACCTGGAGGAACTTCATTTAATCCGTTATTGATCTTTGGAGGAGTTGGTTTAGGAAAAACACACTTAGCACATGCTATAGGTGTAGAAGTAAAAGATAAATACCCTGAAAAAACAGTTTTATATATTTCAGCTGAGATTTTTACGCAGCAGTATATTGATTCGGTAAAAAAGAATAATCGTAATGATTTCATTCACTTTTATCAACTAATCGATGTTTTAATTATTGATGATGTTCAGTTCCTATCTGGAAAATCAGGAACACAAGATGTATTCTTCCATATTTTCAACTATTTGCATCAAAATGGAAAACAAGTAATCTTAACTTCAGATAAAGCTCCTGTTGATATGCAGGATATTGAACAAAGATTATTGTCTCGTTTCAAATGGGGATTGTCTGCAGAATTGCATCAGCCTGATTACGAAACTCGTATCTCGATCTTAAAAAACATCTTATATCGTGATGGTGTTGAAATGCCAGAAGATATTTTAGAATATGTGGCTCGAAACATTAAAACAAATGTTAGAGAATTAGAAGGCGCCATTATTTCGTTAATCGCTCAATCTTCTTTCAACAAAAAAGAAGTTACAATCGAATTAGCGAAAAGCGTTGTAGAGAAATTTGTTAAAAACGTAAAAAGAGAAATCTCAATCGATTATATCCAAAAAATCGTTTCAGATTATTTCCAGTTAGATATTGAAACACTTCAGTCGAAAACTCGAAAGAGGCATGTTGTGCAAGCAAGACAATTAGCAATGTTTTTTGCTAAAAAATTCACCAAAGCTTCTTTAGCCAATATCGGTTCACAAATTGGAGATCGTGATCACGCAACTGTTCTTCACGCTTGTAAAACAGTTGACAACTTAGTTTCTACAGACAAACAATTTAAAAAGTTTGTTGAAGACATCAATAAAAAACTAACGCTTTAAGACGCATCATGCCTGTAAAAATCCTAATGGTTTGTTTAGGGAACATCTGTAGATCTCCCTTGGCAGAAGGAATTTTAGCTTCTAAATTACCTAAAGATAAATTCTTTGTTGATTCAGCCGGAACAGGTTCTTGGCATGTAGGCCACTGTCCTGACAAACGATCGATCGAAGTTGCGAGAAAAAACGGTATCAATATCAGCGGACAAAAAGGCCGACAGTTTAAAACCAGTGATTTTGATGAATTTGATTACATCTTTGTAATGGACAATTCAAATTTTAATGATGTAAATCATCTTGCTGAAAATCCTGAACACAAAAACAAAGTTCATTTGATTCTAAATGAATTATTTCCTGACGAAAATGTAGACGTTCCAGATCCATACTTCGGTGCTACAAACGGATTTGAAAATGTTTATCAAATGCTGGACGAAGTAACAGACTTGATCGCCGAAAAACTAATCAAAAAACACGCTTAATTTAATTCAATTGTTTCAAAAATGAGATAATTGAATTTTTTAATTTTAAACATATACACATGAAACTTCTAGGAAAACTATATCTAATTCCAACTACAATGGGCGAAAGCGATCCGATGGATGTTTTACCTCAAACAGTTAAAAGAAGTATCGAACTTATAGACCACTATATTGTTGAAAACGATAAAACCGCTAGAAAATCAATCAAAGCCGTTTATCCTGAAAAAAAGCAATCCGAATTGGTGCTTTTTACTCTTAATAAACGTACTGAACCAAGCGAACATTTAGACTTTATCAAACCTTTACTTGAAGGGAAAAACATGGGTTTAATGAGTGAAGCAGGATGCCCAGGTGTCGCTGATCCGGGCGCTGTAATAGTAAAATTGGCACACGAAAAAGGAATTCAGGTTGTACCTTTAGTTGGTCCTTCTTCTATTTTATTAGCCATGATGGCTTCTGGAATGAATGGCCAGAGTTTTACCTTCAATGGATATTTACCAATTGACAAAGACGAGAAAAAATCGGCTTTGAGACATTTTGAAAAATTATCTTTTGATAAAAACCAATCACAGATTTTTATTGAAACTCCTTATAGAAACAATAAATTGGTTGAAGATATTCTGCAGATTGTAAGTCCGTCAACACATTTATGTATCGCCACAGATATTACACTGCCAACAGAGTTCATTAAAACAATGAAAATTGCTGACTGGAAGAAACTGAAAGTTGATTTACATAATAGACCAACGATTTTTATTATTCATAAAATGTAAACTTTAAAGGTATCCACTCAAGTTTCTCTAATCAAACTTAAAGTATGAGTAAACTCCCAAACGTGACCACAAGCATTTTCACGGTAATGTCAAAAATGGCAGCCGAATACAATGCGATAAATCTTTCGCAGGGATTTCCAAATTTTCCTGTAGATGAAAGATTAACAGATATAGTTGCAAGATTAGCGAATGAAAACGTTCACCAATATACTCCAATGGCAGGTTATCCTCCGTTGATGAATAAAATTGCCAAACTAATTCAAGATTCTTATAACAGAACAATTAATCCTGATTTAGAACTTTTAGTTACAGCTGGCGCTACACAGGGAATTTTTACTTCAATTTTAGCTTTAGTAAAAGAAAATGACGAAGTCATAATTCTTGATCCGAGTTACGATTCATACGAATCTCCTGTTTTACTCTGCAAAGCTAAACCCGTTCGTGTGGCTTTAAACGACGATTATACACCAAATTGGGAAACAATCGAAAAGGCGTGTTCAGCAAAAAGCCGAATGATTATCATCAATAATCCGCATAATCCGACTGGAAAAATATTAACTGAAGCTGATTTTCTTGAGTTAGAAAAAATCCTTTCCAAATATCCAGACCTTTTAGTTTTATCCGACGAAGTTTACGAATATATTACTTTTGAAGAAAAACATATTTCGGCACATACAAAAAATTTCCTTTCAGATCGATGTATTATGGTTTCCTCATTTGGGAAATCATTTCATATTACAGGCTGGAAAATTGGTTACACCATTGCACCAGAACATTTAATGAAAGAAATTAAGAAAGTCCATCAGTTTTTAGTTTTCAGCGTTAATAGTATTTCTCAATTTGCCATCAACGAATATTTAGACGTTGTCGATGTCAATCTTCTTGGGAAATTCTATCAGGAAAAAAGAGATTACTTTCAGAAACTGCTTCAAAACAGCCGATTTGAATTAAAGCCCTGCGAGGGAACTTATTTTCAAGTCGCTTCATATGCATATATTTCAAACGAAGATGATGTGACTTTCTGCAAAAACCTAATCATTAATTACGGTGTTGCAGCAATTCCGATTTCGACTTTCTACTCTGATCATAAAGATCAAAAATTAATTCGGTTTTGTTTCGCCAAAGACGACTTTACACTTGAATCTGCTGCGAAAAAATTATGCGGAATATAAAATTTTTCAAAATTTTATAACATTATTATGCATGCATCCTATTTTATTTAACTAATATTGCAAAAAAAGAAAAAGTATGAGCTATACAGACAAAATGTTACGTGATGATGCTTTACAAGGTAAAGTCATTGTCGTTACAGGCGGCGGAAGTGGTTTAGGTAAAGCTATGACCAAATATTTTCTCGAATTAGGAGCTCAAGTAGCGATAACTTCTAGAGATCTAGAAAAGTTAAAAACTACAGCTGCCGAACTGGAAAGCCAAACTGGCGGCAAATGTCTTCCTTTGCAATGCGATGTTCGTCATTATGAAGAAGTAGAAAACATGCTTCAAGAAGTTTTAAAGTCTTTTGGAAAAGTGGATGTTCTTTTAAATAATGCCGCAGGAAATTTTATTTCGCCAACAGAAAGATTGTCAGCCAATGCATTTGATACAGTTATAGATATTGTACTGAAAGGCTCTAAAAA from Flavobacterium fluviale includes these protein-coding regions:
- a CDS encoding methionine aminotransferase is translated as MSKLPNVTTSIFTVMSKMAAEYNAINLSQGFPNFPVDERLTDIVARLANENVHQYTPMAGYPPLMNKIAKLIQDSYNRTINPDLELLVTAGATQGIFTSILALVKENDEVIILDPSYDSYESPVLLCKAKPVRVALNDDYTPNWETIEKACSAKSRMIIINNPHNPTGKILTEADFLELEKILSKYPDLLVLSDEVYEYITFEEKHISAHTKNFLSDRCIMVSSFGKSFHITGWKIGYTIAPEHLMKEIKKVHQFLVFSVNSISQFAINEYLDVVDVNLLGKFYQEKRDYFQKLLQNSRFELKPCEGTYFQVASYAYISNEDDVTFCKNLIINYGVAAIPISTFYSDHKDQKLIRFCFAKDDFTLESAAKKLCGI
- the dnaA gene encoding chromosomal replication initiator protein DnaA: MTKTAQSVWENCLSFIKDNIQDQAYKTWFEPIKSVELTDNALYIQVPSKFFYEWLEEHYVKLLKVALTKELGKNAKLLYKIKMENTYGNKQPFTEQLPSSNRVPMKPQEVDAPFKNLNPELKNPFVIPGIRNLKIESQLNPNYSFDNFLEGDSNRLARSAGMAVANKPGGTSFNPLLIFGGVGLGKTHLAHAIGVEVKDKYPEKTVLYISAEIFTQQYIDSVKKNNRNDFIHFYQLIDVLIIDDVQFLSGKSGTQDVFFHIFNYLHQNGKQVILTSDKAPVDMQDIEQRLLSRFKWGLSAELHQPDYETRISILKNILYRDGVEMPEDILEYVARNIKTNVRELEGAIISLIAQSSFNKKEVTIELAKSVVEKFVKNVKREISIDYIQKIVSDYFQLDIETLQSKTRKRHVVQARQLAMFFAKKFTKASLANIGSQIGDRDHATVLHACKTVDNLVSTDKQFKKFVEDINKKLTL
- a CDS encoding SAM-dependent methyltransferase — protein: MKLLGKLYLIPTTMGESDPMDVLPQTVKRSIELIDHYIVENDKTARKSIKAVYPEKKQSELVLFTLNKRTEPSEHLDFIKPLLEGKNMGLMSEAGCPGVADPGAVIVKLAHEKGIQVVPLVGPSSILLAMMASGMNGQSFTFNGYLPIDKDEKKSALRHFEKLSFDKNQSQIFIETPYRNNKLVEDILQIVSPSTHLCIATDITLPTEFIKTMKIADWKKLKVDLHNRPTIFIIHKM
- a CDS encoding low molecular weight protein-tyrosine-phosphatase, encoding MPVKILMVCLGNICRSPLAEGILASKLPKDKFFVDSAGTGSWHVGHCPDKRSIEVARKNGINISGQKGRQFKTSDFDEFDYIFVMDNSNFNDVNHLAENPEHKNKVHLILNELFPDENVDVPDPYFGATNGFENVYQMLDEVTDLIAEKLIKKHA